The genomic region ACTCCTATCTTACAGCCATTTCCCCCTCAACTCCTCCATTCGGGTTATTTCCATTCACAGGTGAAAAGGGACCGTTTAGGGATTCACTTTTCTAGTGATTTCTCCACTTCGTCCATCCAAACTTCTTACGCCCGTCCCTTTGGTCTTTAAACAGTAACACCTTGATTCCACTCTGACTCTCTTTACTTTGTACTGTCATTCTGTCCCTCTGTgccttcccctctctccctctgtgctgCCCTCTGCTCCGTCTTTCTCTCCGTCTTATGCTTTTGTTCCgaacccccctcctcctccgcccTGCATGCTGAAATACTCGGTGAAGGAAGGGAGCCGGGGCGGCTGCGGGGGCGAGCGTGCGGCCGGACGTGGTGGTATCGGGGGCGGAGGTGGGGGCAATATCGACGTCAAGTCAGCAGCAGTGGTGATAATCTTCTGCTCGCTGTTCCTTGGCACTTCGGGTCCTTTACGGGCCACCGTCTCCTCCACCGTCTTCACCGGATCCTGGAAGGAAGAAGATGATGGATTTACACTTATGACCTGCTCCGGCTGTAGGTTCCAGAAATGTCCTGCCCTGGTCAGAAAGTGACCATGCAGACACTGCGGCAGTACCACCATACTATTAATCACATTTTGACAGCCTCCTCCACAGCTCATTGATGCTCTGGTGGTTGTACAGGACAGGGTAAATTACACATGCACTGGGTTTCATGACCTCCAGTTCAGTTACTTTACTCTCCACAAGCTACAGTTTATCAAACCTGACCCTGATGTACACGAGTGTTTAATGTATGGCTGAGCTTTCATGTGGACATGGCAAATATGGTTCAAATCATTTTCAAGATATTATGGACACTTTTTTTAGATACACATACGTATCACAATATGTTAAATGTATGCAAAATCCAGCGCTGaaagtaatgattatttttattattgattaatatgTCTGGTCTGATAAACATAAGAAGAACAGTGTAAAATGTCCGTCAAAATTTCCTAGAGCCCAATGTTACGTCATCAAATATCTTGTTTAGTctgatcaacagtccaaaaaaacaaatatatgaacTTAGTGTACTATATGACATGGAAAAGAAGAACATTCTCACATTGTAAAGTACTGGGTACTGGGTTTCACTGTTATGCATTACAGTGAATTAGGCCAGACTTTTCAAATATGTAAACCCAACATGTTAGGAACTAGTTTTAGTCaacaaacatttgctaaaaatatAACACAAGATCACTTAATTGTGGTTTGATTCTGCTGAAATTTGGTAAACAGTCCTTAAAATATTGTCCAGCCTTACCTTTGTGTTGTCTATGTAAACATGTTAACAAAGTATCAGAAATACCTTCCTGATGACTTAGATTGTTCAGCACAATTCATCTCTCACttgtctttattgtcatttgATTCTTTGTTTTCAGTTACATATACATTACTTAGCATTTCATGTGCTGCAACCTATGAATGACTCATCACGCATTTCACCAAATGTACTGAAACCCATGGTTACAGAATTTAGCCCCTTAATCCAAAGAATCAATATATGCTTTCATACAAAACACAGtatttaatagttttaaaaaaatcttgcCTATCTTGGGATGACTAACGGCCAATTTGTTTTATCTGTAAGTGGTTTTCTAGACAATTTTCAATCTGGCTTCCAACCACATTATAGCACAGAGACTGCTTCAATAACCTCAAAATTCACCCTTTAGGCCAAATACTGTAAACAATAAGATTGCCTGCCATATTGTATACAGCTACGGAGACAACACTCAGATTGACTTTGCACTTTCACCAAATCACCCCGGTCCAAGACACTGTGTCAATGCAAGTAATCATGTGCAACTACATTTTCTTCACTTAAAAAAGAGTGAGTGCATTCTATCTGGCAACAATGAAGAGAGACTCTTATTGCCCACCTTTATACTACAGAATAAAGACTAATGGCGGAGTTGGAAATCGTGGTGTTTTATTGGTGGTGTCTTCAATCAGAAGTCTGCAGCAAATGCAGCAATTCTGGTGTTATATTTCTAACCTAAGAACCAGGGGAACtaactttacactggcttccagGAAGATAGACAATTAATTCCTAAGTGCTAGTACTAGATTGTAAAACACATAATGGCTTACATCAGAACATCACAAACAACTTAATCTTAAgacacttttaaaaatgtaaatttaaaactTGCTTGTTTTCTCTACTGCACTTTTATTATAGCGTGGGCTATTCATGTAACTTTAtaaattttcattgtttttaagtttgtatgcatttttttaatacagatGTGTTTGAAAGGTGCTGCACTTGTAAACTTGTCTTTCCTTGTCATGACTTTGTGTCACTTGTCATACATTTTGTTAACTTTAACTGTGTATTTGGGTTGCCTCTTTGTGTTGTATTATTCGTGCTACTGCCTGCAAATTGTACGAGTGTAGTTGAAGATTCAGAGCTCATCTTCTGTCACTCATTTCTGCATTGTATGAAAAAGCAACTTCCATAGATATGCAAGTTCCCCAAGCTAGACAATTCATCACTGCAAACACAATGCCTTAATTTGGTCTTGTcagactttttatttaatcattatttCCTTGTGCCCAAGTGTTTtcatatcagtgtgtgtgctaTGTTAGGCTGTGCTTACTGTCATTCACCTGAAGCCCACAGGAAGAGATGGTGGTTTCCGCCAAGAAATAATccttaaaaacacagttttacaAACTGTGTTGTTACGCTGATGCCTTCTCATTTGAGGCATCTTTGTTAGATGAGACAGCAGATCATTACATGGTCTATAATTCTCATTCTGATGCTTATATTTACCTTTTACCTGTTTCTGCACCTCATTTACTTCTCTTGTTCATGAATGTGGCAGTGTGCATTGAAAAACATGTAAAGTTAGACTCACTGATTGGATGGAGAAGAGTTCAGTGAAGTTGGGTTGAGAGTCTCCCAGGAAGGAGCTATTTCCGTAGGCATGATGGGGGAAGCTCTCTGCTCCCTCGCCTGCTTTCGGACTAGACAGCAGGATCCCGATCTGGGACGTCCGAACATGATATGGGAAGTTCTTATTGGCTGCTGAAGGTCGTGTGATAACCTAAGGACAAAAGGATGAAAAGATATGTATGGTGATTACATGCATACTCTGTACAAACAGTATATATAGTAGCTAACACATAGCCAGATCATGTAAGGGCCAAGTGAGAAATGAGAATTGCAATGCATGAAGTGAGCATGAATATAAAAGGATATTTGCAGGAGCAGTATGGCCCATTAGTAAAGAACAATGTGTCGAAGGTGAGGAAGAGGTAGATAATGATGTGTGGAGGAGACAATCAGCATGAGGCAGTTATAACTCAAGGATAGTGAATAATGTATGACAGACAGTGGAAATAATGACTCTTGAATAATGTGAACTACGTAGACGTGCAAGTGTCTgcatgagcgtgtgtgtgtgtgtggtacgaACGAGGAAGACGATGTGAGCGTAGAGGTGGATGCCGAGCTGAATGCCGTTGACGATCTTCTCCCGGGCCCAACGTGGAATCCCAAAGTTGGCGATCAGAGCCATAACTGGCACTGCAAAAAACCTGAGGAAGACAAGTGAGTAGATTTAGGATAATGGTGTggagaaaacacattaaaagaaaagatgagAACAGAGTTTGATgacgagagaaagagagagtagaAATAGATGTAAAGCACTGAGAAAGATAAAGATGGTGGAGAGGAGAGGCGTAGATAATGAGGCGAGAGATAGTGACAGCAATGACAAAGAATTGTGGAGATAATGTTAGTCTTTGTAATCTACCCTTCATTTCAAGCTTGTGCTATTATATACAGTGAGTGAAGGCCAGAGAAGCTGAGCAGAGTATGTTGAAGGTTTTTTTCAGGATTGTGTAAatgactttttactttttttactttcctGTACAAAGCTTTAAACTATCTACACACATATATGGGCGCATAAATTATTCTAATAGAAGAGACCTTATCAACTTAGCAAAAATAGATATTTTCCTCTAGCCATCATTCGTTCAAGCTCTACAGTGCTAGTAGAGCACAGAGGTTGGGCACACAATGTTGTAGAAGGGTGgtgtaaaataaacaacttttCATTCTCGGACCGCTACAGCATCAGCTATCTCATGCACATTTTTACAGAGCGgcataaattattcaaattgaAGAGACCTCAAACAGACAAATGTGCATTTTCGTACTCCTGCAATCTCTCACTCAGGTGCTATTATCCGCAGCGAGAGCAGAGTGGGGGAAGCTGTGCAGGTCTCACCATAGTGTGTACGTGGTGAAGAAAGGGACGTAGAAGGGCTGTTTCTCAGGGTAGTGTTTTAGAGAGACCAGCACGGCGTAGCAGAACCACACGTAGGCCAGCAGCTGCAAGCCCATCAGTCCGTAGCCTGCAGGGCTGTCGTAAGCGTATAGCACTTCACCTGGGTCAAAGAACTGGCACGGGAACATAAGAAGTTACACCAAAATGAAGACACACACTCTTAGCAAGCTAAACTTTTATACAAAGCAGATTAGAAGCATCTATTGGCTTGACTACACTTTGTAGCCTGTGCCCTAATTACTAAGATGGATTGCTCATGGTTCAGCATGCGCTGTGTTGACAGAGCCAAGAACTTCGCTGGTAGCATTCTGTCTTTGACATTGGCGCTTGTTCTCCACAACTAGGTcgtcagagtgtgtgtgcacttttgtgggtgtgtgtggggcGTGTGTGCTTGCATCTGCGGATACTAGATTGCATGTCACAGTCCAGTGACTAGATGGCGTCGGCCATACAGGGTTACCCTTGCTACATAATGCATACGTCTGACGGCTCGGTGTGGAGCTTCTTGGGATCCAGCCAGTCAACTAGAGCCTGTCAGATTTCCTAACTGCAGGCCCAATACCAGGAACACTCTTCATGTCTTCATTTCAGTTCCAATTGTAACCTAGTTTGAGGTATTTTTAGCAGGAGCTCCCCTGAGTTCTGAGTTCTTTAATAGCAGGGACCATGCAAGAGGGCAGCTAGCAGATAAATTACACTTCTTCAGATCCACATATTGCAGCGGGAGAGATGGCTATAGGCTCCAGCATTAAATATAACATGAATACTTCCACTGCACTATTCCCACTGGGTCATTACCACACTGCATTCAAAGACTGTAATCCAAATGTACCATCATTACATCTGACTGTGCTGAAGCCTCTGCAGTACGCAGAGATGTATGTAGCTCATTAGCGTGTTATTAATTCATAACTCATTGGTCAAATTCACATACAGAACACAGTATAATTAATGAGAGTGGAGAGCTCACAGTGTGCTGATACTAGTTAGTAAATCCCAGGAAACCTTAAAGAAACAGTCAGTGATCTAAGATTCATGATCTCAAATACAGTACTAAGTACTGCAAATCTATTTAGTTGTGTTTGTAGCTGGGAAATGTCTGGTTGTTCCTGTCAGGATCCATAATTTGTAACTCATCCAGGAATGTATTTTTCCCCCTTAACAATCAACATGATACATATTCATAATAAGCAGTGTATTGATTTAATGAGAAACTTGGCAGAAAAGGCCATTACAGCACATGTTGATCTGTGGGCCCAACTCTTCTATGAATCTTAATGAGGTTATTCAAAAAGCTAAAGAGAGCAATAATACAAGTGCAGATACTGAGTCAAGCATTGTCACGTCACACTTACGAGTGTCCAGTGatctaaatttaaaatgaaaataacctAATTGTTCCAGACTTTGCCTGTAGTAACTACAGACAATTTCATTAGTGGGAAAATACAAAAGAGCATTTTCACTGCTGATTATTTGGTCATTTgtcaattaattgataaatcTTTGGCTTTGAAATATCAGAAAGTATCCTAAACAAATCTTCATATTGTTTGCTCTGTCAACACACTCCAAATTTACATAAAATAGGCAGATGATGGTATGATGGTATAATAGAtggaaaagcaacaaatcttcacatttgagaagctgaaaccactGAATACTTGGAATTAAACTCAAAACGGCTGTTAATTAATTTTCAGCTCTAGTGAAATTTTCCCAGTTGGCAGCTCatatttacagaaaacccaACTAAACATGAATGTGGGACAATTCTTTTCCATCTAGCTGTTGGCGTGGAAAGTGGAGGATGGAGTTCAATCTTGATGAGTGCTGAAACAGTTAGTCAATTGATATATTTGAAATTAATCGACaatcattttgataataaatCAATGATCCTATTTGGCTTTGAAGGTGTCAGCTTGAGCTGTTGGAAtatgtgatggacatttttttttacatacaagATTAAATAATAATTGATTTAATGAAGGAAAATCCATAGATTAAACAATAACTAATTATTAGTTGTAGCCCCAGTGTTGACTATAGGGCAGTGTaggtaatgtgtgtgtgtgtaatactATACCTCTGCCTCGTAGATGAAGAGGATGACATAGGTGATTGTGTAGACTGTCATGTAGATGCTCAACTTAACCGACCCACTGTGACTGATCCTTGCCCTGACACACATTTAATACACCAAGCATACACAAaaagtgtgtcagagatcgcaCAGAAGTTAGCAGAAGATaagaaacaaatacacacacacactcatgtatTATGATATACCACACAACACAAAGGACTGTGCTGaactttataaatataaaatggcTAGAGAGTCATGGCCGTGAAAAAGTCTGTCTGAACTCACAAAAGCAGAAATCTTTAGTTTCACAGCAGCAGTCAACATATAGAAGCATTTCAGCATTAAGCCATCATCAGCACTTCAAACACACTTTCGCTCAGACTAAgtcaacaccacacacaccagaAAAAACATATCAAAAGTTGTTGGGTAGTTATCTCCAGACTGTTAACTTATCAGTTACTGTAGATAAACCATGTTTTTAGCTTGATGGCGTTGCAGTTTTAAGTTTATTCACTGGGGTTTTAAGAGGGTTTAATAAGTGAGCGAGATCACAGAATCTTCTGAACCCAGAGGAGGATGTAATCCTAAAGTCAAAAAAGCCAGCTCATATCTTGCAAGCTCAGTTTTTGCTAGAAGAGTTTGGAGAGTCTGgaaaaaaacatccacagaGATTCAACTGAGCCTGAAGCAAGATCAATCTTCAATCTATGAGCTGTAGTTTGATGATGATTCACCACGAATCAAAACTCAAAACCTCATGAACGGCCAGTTATTCTAGCTGTTTAAAAAGCATGATTGGGTCCTTTACTCACATAAAACTGCTGGGGATAGCTTGGCAGAAAACATTACAGCTGGCATTTTTATTAACTGGATTGGGAATGGAAAATGGGAATTGGACAACTGGAAAGACTACTGACAGTTGGGCATTTGTCCAGTCAGGTGTGAGATAGATACATGCTGATGTTCCAGTAAATCATCTATTGTGCATGTTACCTGAAATGACGGCTGTCCTAAGCAAATGTCACTTAAGCCTTGCCAGACAACAAAAGCAAGAGCAAAccaaaaatgtataaaagaaacacaaaaacaacatcaaattCACAACCCAGCAGCATCAGTCTGTCACATTCCCCAGATGTAGCAGTTCATCCACACATCAGACCCAGTGTACTAACTGACTTTTTGACTGACACCTAACATTGTCATATATTGAGATAGTGACTGTCACAGTGTGGGCCTCACACTGAGAGACAGTGGTggcataaacatacacacaaggtGACAGGCTtcataaacgcagaaacacatAGGCTTGAGGAaatacatgtatacacacacacacaagctgcaaAAAAGTTCAAACCCCCACCTGGTGACAGTGAAACCTTTGCCCAGCAATATGAGCATCAGAAGGAACACCAAGAAACTGACGGAGAATAGTAATTTccctggagagagacagaaagtgagaaagagaTGACAGAGAGGATAATTAGGTTGTGGTTGCTGAATAtcagaggggaaagaaaaaaTCAGGTCGCCACACACAATTCTGTAACCATTCTAAATACTGTCACCATaccaaaatatttgaatgtattgCACGAAAGGCCTAGTTGGGGCATAATTTGGTAATTGTGGATGAATTTTATCTGAATTGGCTGAATAATACATCTTATTTATCTCAAGGTCAGTAGTAACCTCAACTTATCCCAGGTGATTACAGAGCCCACTAGGCCAAATTTGATAGACTACTCATCGTCTAGACTAATTGATTTCATCTTTCCCAATAGGATTAACAACATTATGGCCTGCGGTGTCTGTGGCCTAGGAGCAACATACACTATACATCTGAAATCCCAGATGTTTAACACAAAGACCCCCCTCCCAGTCATTAACAAACATGCACCATTCAAAAAGCTTAGAATAAAAGCTAGATTAACTCCTTGCTTTTCACCCAAATGATCTGCTTTATTTAAAGAAAGGAACAGAGCCTGGTCACTTGCCAGACACTCCATCCAATTGGTCATCATTTGGACGGCTTAGAAATGCACATCATTTGTGAGAACCAGTAAATCTATTATATAAtcaattattttgacttaaaaCGCTGCAGCATTTTGGAAAGCAGTAAACTCAAACAAAATCCTGCACATATTAATTGTGGCTTGATATCTGAACGGAAAGACATTTGCCTTGTTCTTAATAGACATTTTGCCGATGCTgggcatttatttaaaaaggattACATGGGGCCCTTATTAATGATTATGTTTGTACCATTAACCACgtttctcattttacatttcagccCCTCTCTCCAAGTATATCTCCTAAAAGTATTACAAGCCATTGATACCAGGAGTTCAGCTGGAGAGCATATACTGGatcctttattatttttttccactcCATTTAGACACAGAGCAATTAACACATATTTTTAATCTTTCTATCACAACAGGCACATTTCCTAATGTTTGGAAGTTTGCCCATGTAATTCCATTACATAAAAGGAGGTGATAAAAATGATCTTTAATTACACACCAATCTGCAAATTAACTTGTCTAGCAAAAATCCTAGAAATAACCAACTCAAGAAGACATTTCTTTGAAGTCACTTTGTTTTAACTCTGAACCAAACCATATTTAGAACCACTATTTCAAGTATTACATTAGTTACAAATAATATATAGTATCCACTTTAGAAAGTAAGACAAACGCATTTGATACAGTTGATCATACTTTGCTCTTACAAAGATTATGCAGTACTGGCTTTGATGGAAAGGCTTGTGATTGGTTCTAGAATTATTTGTTTGATAGACTGCAATGTGTGAAGTTGGGGCATGTCTGAGTTCTTGCTGCTAACAAAAGGCAAGGTTCAATTTTAGGTCCTCTTCATCATTTATATTAATGATACAGTCTCTCCACTAAGTGGCTGGTAAGTCCatctttatgcagatgacactaTTGTCCACTATATTGCTGATTCTGTACACCTAGCTATTTAGAACCTAGAACTTTCCTTTAATGCCCTCCATGACACTCATAATATGAATTTGGAAAATCAGCCTTTTATTTTAGTGCCTCAAATTCCTGGAATGATCTTCAATGCACGCTAAAAATCAATATTCTACTAGCCTACGGACAATGTATAACAATGATCTCAAACCTCCCTGCCTCAACTGTTTGActcatttttctttattctcaTCTGTGTTTGTCCTATTTACTTTAACTTGTATGTAACTTGACATCATTACAAATTAAGGCAAAGTCAATGGTTCTTCAAAATCATTTATGGTCTTGCACATGCTCATCAAACCAACTGTTGCACTTTTTCACGTGCACACACGTGCATCATATTCCACTGATTCATACTCCTCAGGCAGCATGGGATTTTCCAGTGCAGAGGCagtttcagtcagtcagtcagtcagtggcTGATGCAGGAAAAGAACTCACCAAGTATTTTCAGGCTGCCGTTGCCGACTCCATCTCTAGCATACAGGCCCCAGTAGACACAATGGAACAACAGGCTGAGCACTGCCAAATGGAAAGGATGCAGGGAAGAGAGAAATGGGAATAAAatcagagagaaagggagaaggagggcgaggagaagagagaaaggtGGAAAGATATGGCAGAGCAGTAGAATGggtttttggggaaaaaaaagaggagaacaGGTAGAAAAGAAGATGTCAGAGAGAAGAAGTAAAGAAAAGATAAGGAAGACAGTGAGATGAGAACGAGTAAAGAGAAAGGGGGAGGTGGcaggagaaagggagagaaatggagagaagagaaaagagacagaaaataattGATAAAAGGAGATGGAAAAGGAGCAGCAGGCTTGAAAGAAGTGGGAGGAAAGGGATATAATTTAGAGGTGGCAGGAGAATAGAGAAGGGATTTGAAGAGGGGACAAGCAAGCGAGAAGGAAAAAGCGAGATAAGACGAGggaagaaaaaggagaggagagggtgaGAAGAGTGAGGGGGTGTTCGTCAATAACAGCATGCTCCACTGAACACTGTAACGCAGCACGGCTGTTTGCAATAGTTCCTATTCACAGGCTAATAAGGGCGATAATATCTTGGCTCTTGAAGTTGGGATTAAGGTATGAGATGGTGCGGCTGTGCAAGAGTCTCATTGTCAtcctgattgtgtgtgtgtgtgttcgggaCAGAAGCTCTCACCCTCCACACCTGCCGCTGTCATAAACATTTTGTAGGTTGTGTGAAGAAGCTGTCTTCCCTTCAGATTGTCTGCagggagaaaacaaaacacaaaaatgaaatagaGGTGATGGATGggatgtgcgtgtgtgttggtggGAATAGAGATAAAAAGGATGGAGATATGCTAACAGATGGCGAAGGAGAGCAAGAGTGAGAta from Micropterus dolomieu isolate WLL.071019.BEF.003 ecotype Adirondacks linkage group LG03, ASM2129224v1, whole genome shotgun sequence harbors:
- the tmem145 gene encoding transmembrane protein 145 — its product is MEVRVGERLLCLAVLSSVFCVDSVLGKYVKGIVNTKEDWVFLTRFCFLTDFGRLDFRFRYPKSRCCQNILLYFDDSSQWPAVYKRPEKNCYQKEAVLRPENNQVINLTTRYTWSGCVVEGDGNEEVLSCVGGRSFRSVRERWWYIALSKCGGDGLRLEYEMKLTNGQSFWTQHFSADEFGILETDITFLVIFSMVFLLSCYFAYNLKGRQLLHTTYKMFMTAAGVEVLSLLFHCVYWGLYARDGVGNGSLKILGKLLFSVSFLVFLLMLILLGKGFTVTRARISHSGSVKLSIYMTVYTITYVILFIYEAEFFDPGEVLYAYDSPAGYGLMGLQLLAYVWFCYAVLVSLKHYPEKQPFYVPFFTTYTLWFFAVPVMALIANFGIPRWAREKIVNGIQLGIHLYAHIVFLVITRPSAANKNFPYHVRTSQIGILLSSPKAGEGAESFPHHAYGNSSFLGDSQPNFTELFSIQSDPVKTVEETVARKGPEVPRNSEQKIITTAADLTSILPPPPPPIPPRPAARSPPQPPRLPSFTEYFSMQGGGGGGFGTKA